In Luteibacter mycovicinus, a genomic segment contains:
- a CDS encoding TonB-dependent receptor domain-containing protein codes for MYSRHRTRYDRSCCPTSSRRFAGTTLHAALCLALLGSSGATFAQDTTGATSSDAKTLDAVTVTGSRIRRVDTETANPVVTLDRAAIEATGKPTLGDLVQELPSIAGNATNPNTNNGGGTGASTVSLRGLGDKRTLILVNGVRLAYNDVNAIPASMIERVEVLSDGASAVYGSDAIGGVVNFILRDHYDGVQISSDFGTSRQSDGNRRNFSLTAGHTGSNYSIIAGLSYSDIDAVSAAARDYSKDALYLIDGASVKQGSSATPGGSINFNDGSAASDALAASSGCSRVTLNPGVTGATGRGDFHCYGGSDSYNYQPYNLLQTPQKRTNAFVLGKYQITPSVQAYVNGYFSKTRSSSVIAPIPIFANGDNFLVSADSYYNPFGVNFGTDRTTGTSYNDLNSRATVLGNRSYQYNTYNLQLNPGLRGSFGNSSWQWDADINYGRVRQISRNNGFLDYDAFNQAVGQSFLDSDGSVRCGAAGNAIAGCTPLDIFNLNSASSLATLQSMIVNPTVTSVYTVKQFEANANGDLFDLPAGTVSLATGLSYRKESTSTSADSLWTGDENGLCGVIEYCASTLAGSFNVKEAYAEALVPLLSDLPGIRSLNLTVGSRWSDYSTVGSKTNSKVSLEWRPVDDLLLRGTVSQVFRAPNTSELYAGVAGDAATANDPCNGYTGGHEAACANVPTDGSYRQADGQVSGKASGSVLAGYQLKPETGRSYDVGFVYDPHWLDGLSFSVDSWKINLKDTISTVSAQTVMNQCYSNPSSAFCALIHRNGNGTINYIAEPTVNLGKLWAAGTDFGLAYRFPETSFGKFNASLNGTYMKRYDVNPDTTDPSSVVIHNAGMYTYSYGNFPRWRGLGTLNWSMGDWSASWRMRYVGRSQIGSDDLTQGLSADSDVAGVERKVGAYVYHNIQVGYNVQPWHTRFDLGIDNVADKQPPLYYSNNVTNANTDVATYDLLGRYYWVRATVSF; via the coding sequence ATGTATTCACGTCATCGCACCAGGTACGACCGCTCGTGTTGTCCGACCTCCTCCAGGCGCTTCGCCGGCACGACGCTTCATGCCGCGCTTTGTCTCGCCCTGCTGGGAAGCAGCGGCGCCACGTTTGCCCAGGACACCACCGGCGCCACGAGCTCCGACGCCAAAACACTGGATGCCGTGACCGTCACCGGTTCGCGGATCCGCCGCGTCGATACCGAAACCGCCAACCCCGTGGTCACGCTGGACCGTGCGGCGATCGAAGCCACCGGCAAGCCGACCCTCGGCGATCTCGTGCAGGAACTCCCTTCGATCGCCGGCAACGCGACCAACCCGAACACGAACAACGGCGGCGGTACGGGCGCGTCCACCGTTTCGCTACGCGGCCTCGGCGACAAGCGCACGCTGATCCTCGTCAACGGCGTACGTCTCGCCTATAACGACGTCAACGCCATTCCCGCCAGCATGATCGAGCGCGTGGAGGTGCTCAGCGATGGCGCATCGGCCGTTTACGGCTCGGATGCCATCGGCGGCGTGGTCAACTTCATCCTGCGCGACCATTACGATGGGGTGCAGATCTCCAGCGACTTCGGAACCAGCCGGCAGAGCGACGGCAACCGGCGCAACTTCTCGCTGACAGCCGGCCACACCGGCAGCAACTACAGCATCATCGCCGGCCTCTCCTACAGCGACATCGACGCGGTCTCGGCCGCGGCGCGCGACTATTCGAAGGACGCGCTCTACCTGATCGACGGCGCGTCGGTGAAGCAAGGCTCGTCGGCCACGCCGGGCGGCTCGATCAACTTCAACGACGGCTCCGCCGCTTCCGATGCCCTGGCCGCGTCGTCCGGTTGCTCACGCGTCACCCTCAACCCGGGTGTGACCGGCGCGACCGGCCGGGGCGACTTCCACTGCTATGGCGGCAGCGATTCGTACAACTACCAGCCCTATAACTTGCTGCAGACTCCGCAGAAACGCACGAATGCTTTCGTACTGGGCAAATACCAGATCACGCCCTCGGTGCAGGCATACGTCAACGGTTATTTCAGCAAGACCAGGTCCTCGTCGGTGATCGCGCCGATTCCGATCTTCGCCAACGGGGACAACTTTCTCGTCTCGGCCGACAGCTACTACAACCCGTTCGGCGTGAACTTCGGTACCGACCGTACCACCGGCACCTCGTACAACGACCTCAACTCGCGGGCCACGGTCCTCGGCAACCGGAGTTACCAGTACAACACGTACAACCTGCAGCTCAATCCCGGCCTGCGCGGCTCGTTCGGCAACAGCAGCTGGCAGTGGGACGCGGATATCAACTATGGCCGCGTGCGTCAGATCTCGCGCAACAACGGCTTCCTCGATTACGACGCATTCAATCAGGCGGTCGGCCAGTCGTTTCTCGATAGCGACGGCAGCGTGCGCTGCGGTGCCGCCGGCAATGCCATCGCCGGCTGCACGCCGCTGGACATCTTCAACCTCAATTCGGCGTCCAGCCTCGCCACGCTGCAGTCGATGATCGTCAACCCGACGGTCACCAGCGTGTACACCGTGAAGCAGTTCGAGGCCAACGCGAACGGCGATCTCTTCGACCTGCCCGCCGGTACGGTGAGCCTCGCGACGGGCCTCTCGTACCGCAAGGAGAGCACGTCCACCTCGGCCGACTCCCTCTGGACCGGCGACGAAAACGGACTTTGCGGCGTCATCGAGTACTGCGCGTCCACGCTGGCAGGCAGTTTCAACGTCAAGGAAGCCTATGCCGAAGCCCTCGTACCTCTGCTTTCGGACCTGCCCGGCATCCGCTCTCTGAATCTGACCGTGGGCTCGCGCTGGTCCGACTACAGCACCGTCGGCAGCAAGACCAACAGCAAGGTCTCGCTCGAGTGGCGTCCGGTCGACGACCTGCTGCTGCGCGGCACGGTCTCGCAGGTCTTCCGTGCGCCCAACACCAGTGAACTCTACGCGGGGGTGGCCGGCGACGCGGCAACCGCCAACGACCCCTGCAACGGCTATACCGGCGGCCATGAGGCGGCCTGCGCCAACGTGCCGACCGACGGCTCGTATCGTCAGGCCGACGGCCAGGTTTCGGGCAAGGCGTCGGGCTCGGTGCTCGCCGGCTATCAGCTCAAGCCGGAGACCGGTCGCTCGTACGACGTCGGCTTCGTCTACGATCCGCACTGGCTCGACGGCCTGTCCTTCAGCGTGGACAGCTGGAAGATCAACCTGAAAGACACGATTTCCACCGTGTCCGCGCAGACGGTGATGAACCAGTGCTATTCCAATCCGTCCAGCGCGTTCTGCGCCCTTATCCACCGCAACGGCAACGGTACGATCAATTACATCGCCGAGCCCACCGTCAACCTCGGCAAGCTGTGGGCGGCGGGAACGGATTTCGGCCTGGCCTATCGCTTTCCTGAAACGAGCTTCGGCAAGTTCAACGCGTCGCTCAACGGCACGTACATGAAGCGCTACGACGTCAACCCGGATACGACCGATCCCAGCTCGGTGGTGATCCACAACGCGGGCATGTACACGTACTCGTATGGCAACTTCCCGCGGTGGCGCGGCCTCGGCACCCTCAACTGGTCGATGGGTGACTGGAGCGCGTCATGGCGCATGCGTTACGTCGGCCGCTCGCAGATCGGCAGCGACGATCTGACCCAGGGTCTCTCGGCCGACTCCGATGTCGCGGGCGTCGAGCGTAAGGTGGGCGCGTACGTCTACCACAACATCCAGGTAGGCTATAACGTGCAGCCATGGCATACCCGCTTCGACCTGGGTATCGACAACGTCGCCGACAAACAGCCGCCCCTCTACTATTCCAACAACGTGACCAACGCCAATACCGACGTCGCCACCTACGACCTGCTCGGCCGCTATTACTGGGTCCGCGCGACGGTGTCGTTTTGA
- a CDS encoding glycoside hydrolase family 127 protein, producing MQGSDKRRRFLKTGALAFASALAVPRVRAFDTADPASVAASAAREKPVCRMQPFALNQVRLLDSDFSRAAAINLEYLHSLPVDRLAHSFRVQAGQPSSARPFGGWEKPDCELRGHFTGGHYLSAAALAWAAQGDATMKARGDELVAILASCQRPNGYLSAFPESFFDRLSAGEKVWAPFYTLHKIQAGMLDMYRLAGNKQALAVATGIGNWTVRWLNGFSDADMAHILKTEYGGMNESMVDLYAITGNSRYLDAAHRFDQASLFEPLASHRDELKGLHSNTQIPKIIGAARRYELTGEPRYRRIAEFFWETVTQNRTYATGGSSNDEFWNTGPGDLRGQLGLYAAECCVAYNLLKLTRHVYAWNGDPRAFDYYERNLYNARLGTQDAQGMKLYYYSLRPGGAKFYNSPTDSFWCCTGSGAEEFARFNDAIYFRDDDALHVNLFIASELDWPEMGLTLRQETDFPREAATRLRFTLTQPREIALNLRIPSWIAPGARVEVNGEALDTFASPGSYLTIKRTWQSGDRVSLTLPMTLRSVPLPGDDHLQAITYGPIVLAARLGAKGLTHDQQYGRYDAGPSPEPKPQPAPQIAPDEADPLAWLIPGDKPLTYRATTRHGVVDVAPLNTIQGERYAVYWQTEGSATDAG from the coding sequence ATGCAGGGTTCCGACAAACGCAGGCGGTTTCTGAAGACGGGGGCACTGGCCTTCGCAAGCGCCCTCGCCGTACCCCGCGTGCGCGCCTTCGACACCGCCGACCCGGCCAGCGTCGCCGCCAGCGCGGCACGCGAAAAGCCGGTATGCCGGATGCAGCCCTTCGCCCTGAATCAGGTCCGTTTACTCGACAGCGACTTCAGCCGTGCCGCGGCGATCAACCTCGAGTATCTGCATAGTCTGCCGGTCGACCGGCTCGCGCACAGTTTCCGTGTGCAGGCGGGTCAGCCATCCTCGGCCAGACCGTTCGGCGGCTGGGAAAAACCCGACTGCGAACTGCGCGGCCACTTTACCGGTGGCCACTACCTCTCCGCCGCGGCGCTGGCCTGGGCCGCGCAGGGCGACGCCACGATGAAGGCGCGCGGCGACGAACTGGTCGCCATCCTGGCCAGCTGCCAGCGCCCGAACGGCTACCTCAGCGCCTTCCCCGAATCGTTCTTCGATCGCCTCAGCGCCGGCGAAAAGGTATGGGCGCCGTTCTACACCCTCCACAAGATCCAGGCCGGCATGCTCGACATGTACCGGCTGGCCGGCAACAAGCAGGCGCTCGCCGTGGCCACCGGCATCGGCAACTGGACCGTGCGCTGGCTCAACGGTTTTTCCGACGCCGACATGGCGCACATCCTGAAAACCGAATACGGCGGCATGAACGAGTCGATGGTGGATCTCTACGCCATCACCGGAAACAGCCGCTATCTCGATGCCGCGCACCGCTTCGACCAGGCCTCCCTGTTCGAACCGCTCGCCTCGCATCGCGACGAGCTCAAGGGACTGCACAGCAACACGCAGATCCCCAAGATCATCGGAGCGGCACGTCGTTACGAACTGACCGGCGAACCACGCTACCGTCGTATCGCCGAGTTCTTCTGGGAGACCGTCACGCAGAACCGCACCTACGCGACAGGCGGATCCAGCAACGACGAGTTCTGGAACACCGGTCCCGGCGACCTCAGGGGCCAGCTGGGACTGTATGCCGCCGAGTGCTGTGTCGCGTACAACCTGCTCAAGCTGACGCGCCACGTCTACGCGTGGAACGGCGACCCGCGCGCCTTCGACTACTACGAGCGCAACCTGTACAACGCGCGCCTCGGCACGCAGGACGCGCAGGGCATGAAGCTCTACTACTACTCGCTGCGCCCCGGCGGAGCCAAGTTCTACAACTCCCCCACCGACTCGTTCTGGTGTTGTACGGGCAGCGGCGCCGAGGAGTTCGCGCGCTTCAACGATGCGATCTACTTCCGCGACGACGATGCGCTGCACGTCAACCTCTTTATCGCGTCCGAACTCGACTGGCCTGAGATGGGTCTCACGCTCCGCCAGGAGACCGATTTTCCGCGAGAAGCCGCCACACGCCTCCGCTTCACACTGACGCAGCCTCGCGAGATCGCGCTGAACCTTCGCATCCCTTCGTGGATCGCGCCCGGGGCGCGCGTCGAAGTGAACGGCGAAGCCCTCGACACCTTCGCCTCGCCCGGCAGCTACCTGACCATCAAGCGTACCTGGCAGTCCGGCGATCGTGTGTCGCTGACGCTGCCCATGACCCTGCGCAGTGTGCCGCTGCCGGGTGACGATCATCTGCAGGCCATCACATACGGGCCGATCGTGCTCGCCGCGCGCCTCGGCGCGAAAGGCCTCACGCACGACCAGCAATACGGCCGCTACGACGCGGGCCCCTCACCCGAGCCGAAGCCGCAACCCGCCCCGCAGATCGCGCCGGACGAGGCGGACCCGCTTGCATGGCTTATCCCCGGGGACAAGCCGCTGACCTACCGCGCCACCACACGCCATGGCGTGGTCGATGTCGCACCGCTCAACACGATCCAGGGTGAACGCTACGCCGTGTACTGGCAGACCGAAGGGTCCGCCACCGACGCTGGCTGA
- a CDS encoding twin-arginine translocation signal domain-containing protein — protein sequence MGRRDFMRTLAAASAAVGVGSVSAEGWLRGDLGSPAGLAPTTAGTPSPASPQPAHAGASPAGDAPRVPLDEVPRKGFAHLGGFSLDDRAWHVEEDLTHPDGALVITDGKQAIVLHKRTEATWDEAPKPYLGLALADIAVAGPDLLADRLLASGQPDEAKVRLAAPPPASVLDPENYYGRLPWTTFVGTRQCLDTMPVYTSGSTRGYHADQVFADLHDPKKVARRREGLLGGWLPAVHKVVPLDQHRWYDVIVFADVDASDRFVVQTWHRTALVERGAITKVVYGHSYPAYPPRREPPGAEAFYAALLRFHDRWHAELADASQAEIPAPGWADMARFAFARELVVRPEGTYPKYGAVDRDYYGNEYDGFQDTFTSSLYANLEWGRFAQATAVFDGYFSDFVQDDGMINMRGAETAQFGLTLSLIARYVAYTGDVALCRKHRRKIEATAAILIELHDASLQLAASAPGYGLIHGWNESDACLFPDPSLWWKPYFANSALAARGLADIAAIWQRIAPDDAANASLWTRRADTLRQRVTESVRVSVRRDLKPPYVGPLPGVTRTFREALAEEHPSEQQWPHRAYAELLQADVLPDDLAHLVIDAMRGHGATSLGVVANIGPVDAKSRDILGFISYGYAQQLLRLGRVDEYLLFLYAHRYHAHTPGSWTAGEVTDISGGMPLFCMPAQMTIPLLLRWAFVFDDSAGDVLLLGRALPSAWLVEEKPLSIVDAPTRWGRCGLAIRREKHGLTASVTLPASGTPREIWLTLRAPDGRTAGDAHVDGKAVAAADRRGDEIRLRGRAGQRLVVTLQFS from the coding sequence ATGGGCCGGCGGGATTTCATGCGGACTCTCGCTGCGGCGAGTGCCGCGGTGGGGGTGGGATCGGTTTCGGCGGAAGGGTGGTTGCGGGGCGATCTGGGTTCGCCAGCAGGGCTGGCTCCTACAACAGCAGGCACGCCATCGCCAGCGAGTCCTCAACCCGCTCATGCAGGAGCCAGCCCTGCTGGCGATGCTCCCCGCGTCCCACTCGATGAGGTCCCTCGCAAAGGCTTCGCCCACCTGGGCGGTTTCTCGCTCGACGACCGGGCCTGGCACGTCGAAGAAGACCTCACCCATCCCGATGGTGCGCTCGTAATTACCGACGGCAAACAAGCGATCGTCCTGCACAAGCGCACCGAGGCCACCTGGGACGAAGCACCGAAGCCCTATCTCGGCCTCGCGCTTGCCGACATCGCGGTCGCCGGCCCGGATCTGCTCGCCGACCGCCTGCTCGCCTCCGGCCAGCCCGACGAAGCAAAGGTACGCCTCGCCGCCCCACCCCCGGCGTCGGTACTGGACCCCGAAAACTACTACGGCCGCCTCCCGTGGACGACCTTCGTCGGCACGCGGCAGTGCCTGGATACGATGCCGGTCTACACCTCCGGCAGCACGCGCGGGTACCACGCCGATCAGGTCTTCGCCGATCTGCATGACCCGAAGAAGGTCGCCCGTCGCCGCGAGGGGCTCCTCGGCGGCTGGCTCCCCGCGGTACACAAGGTCGTACCGCTCGATCAGCATCGCTGGTACGACGTGATCGTCTTCGCCGATGTCGATGCCAGCGATCGTTTCGTCGTACAGACCTGGCACCGTACCGCGCTGGTCGAGCGCGGCGCGATCACGAAAGTCGTCTACGGGCACAGCTACCCGGCTTACCCGCCCCGGCGCGAACCGCCCGGAGCGGAGGCGTTTTACGCTGCCCTGCTGCGCTTTCACGACCGCTGGCATGCCGAGCTGGCCGACGCGTCCCAGGCCGAGATCCCCGCACCGGGCTGGGCCGACATGGCGCGCTTTGCCTTCGCGCGCGAACTGGTGGTGCGACCGGAAGGCACCTACCCCAAATACGGCGCCGTCGATCGCGACTACTACGGCAACGAATACGACGGCTTCCAGGACACCTTCACCAGTTCGCTTTACGCCAATCTCGAATGGGGCCGATTCGCCCAGGCCACCGCGGTGTTCGACGGCTACTTCAGCGACTTCGTCCAGGACGACGGCATGATCAACATGCGCGGCGCCGAGACGGCGCAGTTCGGGCTGACCCTGTCGCTGATCGCACGTTACGTGGCCTACACCGGCGACGTCGCGCTGTGCCGCAAACATCGACGCAAGATCGAAGCGACCGCGGCCATCCTCATCGAACTGCATGACGCATCCCTGCAGCTCGCCGCGAGCGCACCCGGCTACGGCCTGATCCATGGATGGAACGAGTCGGACGCCTGCCTGTTCCCCGATCCTTCGCTCTGGTGGAAACCCTACTTCGCCAACAGCGCCCTCGCCGCGCGCGGTCTCGCGGACATCGCGGCCATCTGGCAGCGCATCGCACCCGACGACGCGGCGAACGCGTCGTTGTGGACCCGGCGAGCCGATACGCTTCGCCAACGTGTGACCGAAAGCGTCCGCGTCAGCGTACGCCGCGACCTCAAGCCTCCCTACGTCGGGCCGCTGCCGGGCGTCACCCGGACGTTCCGCGAAGCGCTGGCCGAAGAGCACCCCAGCGAACAGCAATGGCCGCACCGCGCTTATGCGGAATTGCTGCAGGCGGATGTCCTGCCCGACGATCTCGCCCATCTCGTGATCGACGCGATGCGTGGCCACGGCGCGACCAGTCTCGGCGTGGTCGCGAACATCGGCCCGGTCGATGCGAAAAGTCGCGACATCCTCGGCTTCATTTCCTATGGCTACGCGCAACAGCTGCTGCGCCTTGGCCGGGTGGACGAATATCTGCTGTTCCTCTACGCGCATCGTTATCACGCGCACACGCCGGGCAGCTGGACCGCCGGTGAGGTCACCGATATCAGCGGAGGCATGCCGCTGTTCTGCATGCCCGCCCAGATGACGATTCCGTTGCTGCTGCGATGGGCCTTCGTGTTCGACGACAGCGCGGGCGACGTCCTGTTGCTCGGTCGTGCGCTTCCCTCGGCGTGGCTGGTGGAGGAAAAGCCGCTGTCGATCGTCGACGCGCCGACGCGCTGGGGACGTTGCGGCCTGGCGATCCGGCGAGAAAAGCACGGCCTGACGGCGTCGGTCACGCTCCCCGCCAGCGGCACGCCGCGCGAGATCTGGCTCACGCTGCGCGCACCCGACGGACGCACCGCCGGCGACGCGCACGTCGACGGCAAAGCGGTGGCGGCCGCCGATCGTCGTGGCGACGAGATTCGCCTGCGAGGGCGTGCCGGGCAGCGTCTCGTGGTCACACTTCAGTTCTCATGA
- a CDS encoding APC family permease yields the protein MSDAPRDAQGHFQKRLTLVDLTFIGLGAIFGSGWLFAAGHVAALAGPAGILSWLIGGAAVLLLGLVYCELGAALPRAGGAVRYPEYSHGALLGSLMGFITLIAFSSLIAIETVACRQYAAAWLPALNVPGSTHASVLGWFVQLALLLLFFALNYYSVKTFAKANNIISVFKFVVPMLVIVMLLTHFHPGNLSIHGLMPNGLSGVEAAVSAGGIIFAYLGLTPIVSVASEVREPQRTIPIALILSVLLSTVIYVLLQLAFLGGIPTDLLSGGWSGMDKAFALPYHDIALALGFGWLATLVVCDAVISPSGTGNIYMNATPRIVYGWARSGGFLPALTRIDLKSGIPRPALWLTLALSIFWTLPFPSWEALIQVVSAALVLSYAVAPVTVAALRRSAPELDRPFRVRGFAVIGPVSFAVAGLIVYWSGWGTVSWLLGLQVAAFVVYVVVKRAVGAARDVLAQQVRSALWLIGFYLVIMLVSAFGTFGGNGVVAHPWDSVTVFVASLGIYYWGAATGLPASALALDDDDD from the coding sequence CCGCACTCGCGGGACCCGCCGGTATTCTTTCCTGGCTGATCGGCGGAGCCGCCGTCTTGCTGCTCGGTCTGGTCTACTGCGAACTCGGTGCGGCACTGCCGCGAGCCGGCGGTGCGGTGCGTTACCCGGAGTACTCGCATGGCGCGCTGCTCGGCTCCCTGATGGGTTTCATCACCCTGATCGCGTTTTCCAGCCTGATCGCCATCGAGACCGTCGCATGCCGGCAGTACGCCGCCGCGTGGCTACCCGCGCTGAACGTGCCCGGCAGCACCCATGCGAGCGTCCTCGGCTGGTTCGTGCAGCTGGCCCTGTTGCTGCTCTTCTTCGCGCTGAACTACTACAGCGTGAAGACCTTCGCAAAAGCCAACAACATCATCAGCGTCTTCAAGTTCGTGGTACCCATGCTGGTCATCGTGATGCTGCTGACCCACTTTCATCCGGGCAACCTGAGCATCCACGGCCTCATGCCGAACGGGCTGTCCGGTGTCGAAGCCGCCGTGTCGGCGGGCGGCATCATCTTCGCCTACCTCGGCCTGACGCCGATCGTGTCCGTGGCCAGCGAGGTGCGCGAGCCGCAACGGACGATTCCCATCGCGTTGATCCTGTCGGTGCTGCTGTCGACAGTGATCTACGTGCTGCTGCAGCTGGCCTTCCTCGGTGGCATCCCGACCGACCTCCTGTCGGGAGGCTGGAGCGGTATGGACAAGGCGTTCGCCCTTCCCTATCACGACATCGCGCTCGCGCTCGGTTTCGGCTGGCTGGCGACGCTGGTGGTCTGCGACGCGGTGATTTCGCCCAGCGGCACTGGCAACATCTACATGAACGCCACACCGCGCATCGTCTACGGCTGGGCGCGCAGTGGCGGCTTTCTGCCCGCGCTTACGCGGATCGACCTCAAGTCGGGCATTCCGCGTCCTGCGCTATGGCTTACGCTGGCCCTGTCCATCTTCTGGACGTTGCCCTTTCCGTCGTGGGAGGCGCTGATCCAGGTGGTGTCCGCCGCGCTGGTACTGAGTTATGCGGTGGCCCCCGTCACGGTCGCCGCGCTTCGCCGGAGCGCGCCTGAGCTCGACCGGCCGTTTCGTGTCCGCGGTTTCGCGGTGATCGGACCGGTGTCTTTCGCGGTGGCCGGCTTGATCGTCTACTGGTCCGGCTGGGGCACGGTGTCGTGGTTGCTCGGACTGCAGGTCGCCGCGTTCGTTGTCTATGTCGTGGTGAAACGCGCCGTGGGCGCGGCGCGTGACGTGCTCGCACAGCAGGTGCGTTCGGCGCTTTGGCTGATCGGGTTCTATCTCGTGATCATGCTGGTGTCGGCGTTCGGGACCTTCGGCGGAAACGGCGTCGTGGCGCATCCGTGGGATTCCGTCACGGTGTTTGTCGCGTCGCTGGGCATTTATTACTGGGGCGCGGCGACAGGGTTACCTGCGTCCGCGCTGGCTTTGGATGATGACGATGATTGA